One genomic segment of Gymnogyps californianus isolate 813 chromosome 8, ASM1813914v2, whole genome shotgun sequence includes these proteins:
- the MFSD14A gene encoding hippocampus abundant transcript 1 protein translates to MTQGAKKKKRAVNRSIMLAKKIIIKDGGTPQGIGSPSVYHAVIVIFLEFFAWGLLTAPTLVVLHETFPKHTFLMNGLIQGVKGLLSFLSAPLIGALSDVWGRKSFLLLTVFFTCAPIPLMKISPWWYFAVISVSGVFAVTFSVVFAYVADITQEHERSMAYGLVSATFAASLVTSPAIGAYLGRVYGDSLVVVLATAIALLDICFILVAVPESLPEKMRPASWGAPISWEQADPFASLKKVGQDSIVLLICITVFLSYLPEAGQYSSFFLYLRQIMGFSSESVAAFIAVLGILSIIAQTIVLSLLMRSIGNKNTILLGLGFQILQLAWYGFGSEPWMMWAAGAVAAMSSITFPAVSALVSRTADADQQGVVQGMITGIRGLCNGLGPALYGFIFYIFHVELNELPMPESPSGGSVVTQYHLQQNSIIPGPPFLFGACSVLLALLVALFIPEHTNLNVRSSNWKKHCGSHGHPHSPQAPGEAKEPLLQDTNV, encoded by the exons ATGACCCAGGGGGCGAAGAAGAAGAAACGCGCCGTGAACCGCAGTATCATGCTGGCCAAGAAGATCATCATTAAGGACGGCGGGACG cCTCAAGGAATAGGTTCACCTAGTGTCTACCACGCTGTTATAGTGATCTTCTTGGAGTTTTTTGCTTGGGGACTCCTGACAGCACCCACTCTGGTG GTTTTGCATGAAACCTTCCCAAAACATACATTTCTAATGAATGGTCTAATTCAAGGAGTAAAG gGCTTACTATCATTCCTCAGTGCCCCACTCATAGGTGCCCTGTCTGATGTGTGGGGCCGGAAGTCCTTCTTGCTGCTAACAGTATTTTTCACCTGTGCACCAATACCACTAATGAAGATCAGCCCATG GTGGTACTTCGCTGTTATCTCTGTCTCTGGAGTTTTTGCAGTGAcgttttctgtggtttttgcATATGTAGCAGATATAACCCAAGAACATGAAAGAAGCATGGCCTATGGTTTG GTTTCAGCAACTTTTGCGGCAAGTTTAGTTACCAGCCCTGCTATCGGTGCCTACCTTGGTCGAGTCTACGGAGACAGCCTGGTTGTGGTCCTGGCTACAGCAATAGCCTTGTTagacatttgttttattcttgttGCTGTACCAGAATCGCTGCCAGAGAAGATGAGGCCAGCATCCTGGGGAGCACCCATTTCGTGGGAACAGGCTGACCCTTTTGCA TCACTGAAGAAAGTCGGCCAGGACTCCATTGTGCTGCTAATCTGCATAACAGTCTTTCTTTCCTACCTCCCAGAGGCAGGTCAATATTCCAGCTTCTTCCTATACCTCAGACAG ataaTGGGATTTTCATCTGAAAGTGTTGCAGCGTTTATAGCAGTCCTTGGGATTCTTTCCATTATTGCACAG ACAATAGTTTTGAGTTTACTTATGCGATccattggaaataaaaataccatcCTACTGGGCCTAGGATTTCAAATACTACAACTTGCGTGGTATGGCTTTGGATCAGAACCATG GATGATGTGGGCAGCTGGCGCTGTTGCAGCCATGTCAAGTATTACTTTCCCAGCTGTAAGCGCGCTGGTTTCACGAACTGCTGACGCCGACCAACAGG GTGTTGTTCAAGGGATGATAACAGGAATTCGAGGACTCTGTAATGGTTTGGGACCAGCACTTTATGGTTTTATATTCTATATATTTCATGTTGAACTGAATGAACTCCCCATGCCTGAATCACCATCAGGAGGTAGTGTGGTCACGCAATACCATTTACAACAG AACTCTATAATTCCTGGACCCCCATTCTTATTTGGAGCGTGCTCTGTGCTGTTGGCACTACTTGTTGCCTTGTTTATTCCTGAACACACGAACCTAAATGTACGATCCAGCAACTGGAAGAAACACTGTGGCAGCCATGGCCATCCCCACAGTCCACAAGCTCCTGGTGAAGCTAAAGAACCATTACTGCAAGATACAAATGTATGA
- the SLC35A3 gene encoding UDP-N-acetylglucosamine transporter isoform X2, with protein sequence MSTNLKYLSLGILVFQTTSLVLTMRYSRTLKEEGPRYLSSTAVVIAELLKILTCVLLVYKESKCNLRTLNRVLHDEILNKPMETLKLAIPSGIYTLQNNLLYVALSNLDAATYQVTYQLKILTTALFSVSMLNKKLGVYQWLSLVILMTGVAFVQWPSDSQATAAKEHSAGSQFVGLIAVLIACFSSGFAGVYFEKILKETKQSVWIRNIQLGFFGSIFGLMGVYIYDGEQLSKNGFFQGYNKLTWIVVVLQALGGLVIAAVIKYADNILKGFATSLSIILSTLISYFWLQDFVPTSVFFFGAVLVIAATFLYGYDPKPAGNPIKA encoded by the exons atgtCTACcaatttaaaatacctttccttGGGCATCCTGGTTTTTCAGACCACAAGTTTAGTCTTGACCATGCGTTATTCTCGGACACTGAAAGAAGAAGGACCTCGTTACTTATCCTCTACTGCAGTAGTTATTGCTGAACTTCTGAAGATTTTGACCTGTGTTCTATTGGTCTACAAAGAGAGCA AGTGCAATTTACGGACTTTGAACAGAGTGCTACACGATGAAATCCTTAATAAACCCATGGAAACTCTTAAACTTGCTATTCCTTCAGGAATTTATACTCTTCAGAATAACTTGCTGTATGTAGCATTGTCAAACCTAGATGCAGCCACATACCAG GTTACATATCAACTGAAAATTCTTACCACAGCATTGTTTTCTGTGTCCATGTTGAACAAGAAATTGGGTGTATACCAGTGGCTTTCATTAGTAATATTGATGACAGGAGTGGCATTTGTGCAG TGGCCTTCAGACTCTCAAGCAACAGCTGCTAAGGAACATTCAGCAGGATCTCAATTTGTAGGCCTGATCGCCGTTCTTATAGCATGCTTTTCTAGTGGATTTGCTGGggtttattttgagaaaattttaaaggaaactaaGCAGTCTGTGTGGATCAGAAACATTCAGCTTG GATTTTTTGGTAGCATATTTGGACTGATGGGTGTATACATTTATGATGGAGAACAACTGTCAAAGAACGGATTTTTTCAAGGATACAATAAACTTACTTGGATAGTTGTTGTTCTGCAG GCACTTGGAGGGCTGGTGATTGCTGCTGTCATAAAATATGCAgacaacattttaaagggatttGCAACTTCTCTCTCTATTATACTGTCAACATTGATCTCCTATTTCTGGCTGCAAGATTTTGTCCCTACAAG TGTCTTTTTCTTCGGAGCCGTCCTTGTAATAGCAGCTACTTTCCTATACGGTTATGATCCCAAACCTGCAGGAAATCCCATTAAGGCATAG
- the SLC35A3 gene encoding UDP-N-acetylglucosamine transporter isoform X1 has product MFPATGTFLRHVWGKFPFFIMITNEHKTVVQDNIVEEKSQEMSTNLKYLSLGILVFQTTSLVLTMRYSRTLKEEGPRYLSSTAVVIAELLKILTCVLLVYKESKCNLRTLNRVLHDEILNKPMETLKLAIPSGIYTLQNNLLYVALSNLDAATYQVTYQLKILTTALFSVSMLNKKLGVYQWLSLVILMTGVAFVQWPSDSQATAAKEHSAGSQFVGLIAVLIACFSSGFAGVYFEKILKETKQSVWIRNIQLGFFGSIFGLMGVYIYDGEQLSKNGFFQGYNKLTWIVVVLQALGGLVIAAVIKYADNILKGFATSLSIILSTLISYFWLQDFVPTSVFFFGAVLVIAATFLYGYDPKPAGNPIKA; this is encoded by the exons gaagaaaaaagtcaagaaatgtCTACcaatttaaaatacctttccttGGGCATCCTGGTTTTTCAGACCACAAGTTTAGTCTTGACCATGCGTTATTCTCGGACACTGAAAGAAGAAGGACCTCGTTACTTATCCTCTACTGCAGTAGTTATTGCTGAACTTCTGAAGATTTTGACCTGTGTTCTATTGGTCTACAAAGAGAGCA AGTGCAATTTACGGACTTTGAACAGAGTGCTACACGATGAAATCCTTAATAAACCCATGGAAACTCTTAAACTTGCTATTCCTTCAGGAATTTATACTCTTCAGAATAACTTGCTGTATGTAGCATTGTCAAACCTAGATGCAGCCACATACCAG GTTACATATCAACTGAAAATTCTTACCACAGCATTGTTTTCTGTGTCCATGTTGAACAAGAAATTGGGTGTATACCAGTGGCTTTCATTAGTAATATTGATGACAGGAGTGGCATTTGTGCAG TGGCCTTCAGACTCTCAAGCAACAGCTGCTAAGGAACATTCAGCAGGATCTCAATTTGTAGGCCTGATCGCCGTTCTTATAGCATGCTTTTCTAGTGGATTTGCTGGggtttattttgagaaaattttaaaggaaactaaGCAGTCTGTGTGGATCAGAAACATTCAGCTTG GATTTTTTGGTAGCATATTTGGACTGATGGGTGTATACATTTATGATGGAGAACAACTGTCAAAGAACGGATTTTTTCAAGGATACAATAAACTTACTTGGATAGTTGTTGTTCTGCAG GCACTTGGAGGGCTGGTGATTGCTGCTGTCATAAAATATGCAgacaacattttaaagggatttGCAACTTCTCTCTCTATTATACTGTCAACATTGATCTCCTATTTCTGGCTGCAAGATTTTGTCCCTACAAG TGTCTTTTTCTTCGGAGCCGTCCTTGTAATAGCAGCTACTTTCCTATACGGTTATGATCCCAAACCTGCAGGAAATCCCATTAAGGCATAG